Genomic window (Candidatus Limnocylindrales bacterium):
AGTGGCACCTCTCGCGTTCATGCGCGGCCGCACGCTCAACAACGCGTTCGTGATCCTCGACGAAGCCCAGAACACCACGCGCGAGCAGATGAAGATGTTCCTGACGCGTCTCGGCTTCGAGTCCAAGGCGGTGGTCACCGGCGACATCACGCAGGTCGATCTTCCGACCGCGCAGGTCTCGGGCCTGCACGACGCGTGGAAGATCCTGCAGAACATCCAGGGCATCGCGTTCATCGAATTCGAGGACCGCGACGTGGTCCGTCATCCGCTGGTCAAGCGCATCATCACTGCGTACGACAAGAAGACGTCGCCGCGCCGCGATAAAAGCTGACCGCTTGCCAATCGACATCGTCGACGAAACCGGTCGCGAGACAGTGCTCGCGGAAACGGCCGCCGCAGCTGCCGAGGCAATTCTCGCCATCGTCGGCCGGCCCGACTGCGAGCTCAGCATCGTGCTCGTCGGCGACGATCGCATGCGCGAGCTCAACCACGAGTGGCGCGGCAAGGATTCGCCGACCGACGTGCTGTCGTTCCCGCAGCTCGATGCGAACGCGTTCGGCCCTTCCGCGACGATGCTCGGTGACGTCGTGATTTCGCTCGACACGCTTCGCCGGCAGGCTGCCGACGGCGGTTGGACCGATCCCGAGGAGCTCACGCGGCTTCTCCTCCACGGCGTGCTGCATCTTCTCGGCCACGATCACGAAGACGACGTCGATGCGCGCGTGATGCTCGCCGAAGAAGCGCGCGTGGTGCGCGAGCTCGCAGCGCGCGGCATCGCATGCGCGTCGGAGGACCTCGCGTGAAACCCGCCGGCGTGCGCATCGCAGCCGCGGTGCTCTCGGGCCTGCTGCTGGCTGCGGCGTTTCCGAAGCTCGAGCAGGCGTGGCTCGCATGGATCGGCTTCGTTCCGCTTCTTCTCGCCGTGCGCGGCATCGGCGCGCGCCGCGCCGCACTGCTCGGATGGATCACCGGCTTCGTCTGGCAGGTCGCGACGATCTACTGGATTCCGTCGACGATCAGCAATTTCACGGCGATCCCGCCGATCGCAGCGAAGATGATCCTCGTGCTGCTTGCGGGGTTTTCCGCGTATCCGTTCGTGATCCTTGCGGCGTTCTCGGAATGGATTAGCCAAGCGCGCCCTGCGCGCGTTCCAGAAGGAGGCCTGTCGCGCCTGCTCACGCTGCCGGCGGTCTGGGTCGTGGCCGAATGGCTTCGCGTCGTCGTGATCGCCGGCTTTCCGTGGAACCCGGTCGGCAACACGCAGATCGCGTACGTGACGATGGCGCAGGCTGCGGATCTCGGCGGAGTGTATCTTCTGTCCGCGATCATCGTGCTTGCGAACGTCGCGATCGTGGAGGCACTGGCCGCTCGCCGCGCGGGTGCCGGTTCCATGATGGTGCCTGCGATCGCAGGTCGTCTTGCGATTGCCGTCGCGTGTCCGTTGCTGCTCTTTGCGTACGGGATGTGGCGTCTCGACGAGCTTGACGCCATTCCGTATACAGGCTCGCTCAAGGTCGGCATCGCGCAGGGAAACATCGCGCAGGACGAGAAGTGGAATCAGCGCCTGCGCGACCGGATTCTCGAGAAGTACCTGGATCTGACGAACCAGGCGGCGTCGGCCGGAGCGCAGCTCGTCGTCTGGCCCGAAGCTGCGCTGCCGTTCTACATCCAGCGCGACATGCGGTCGCTCGAGCTGACGCGCGTCGCGCGTGAGCGCGGAATCGACCTGCTGGTCGGTGCGCCGGGCATCGTCGAGCACGAAGGCGGCTCGCTGACCCCGTACAACCAGGCGTGGCTCGTGCGCAGCAGCGGAGACGTCGAAGGGCCCTACAACAAGATCCAGCTGGTGCCGTTCGGCGAATACATTCCGTTCTACGGACTGTTCGGCATGGTCAAGGTGGCGGTGCAGTCGGTCGGGCAGCTCGGCGCCGGAACCGAGTACAAGATCTTCGATACGGTCGAGCTCTCGCCGCCGGCCGCTGCCGGATCTGCTTCGAACGCGCCGCCACGCGCGACGAGCGGCGCGGCGGAAGCGGGGACGGCAAGCGCGACGGCCGCGACTGCCAGCGCGCCAGGCGCAGCAAAACGACCGGCGCGGTTTGCGACTCTGATCTGCTACGAGGGCATCTTTCCGACGCTCACGCGCAGCTTTGCCGCGGAGGGAGCCGACTTCCTCGTGAACATCAGCAACGACGCCTGGTATGGCGACACCTCAGCGCCGCACCAGCACCTCGCGATGGCTGCGATGCGCACGATCGAGAACCGCCTGCCGATGGTGCGATCGACCAACACCGGCATCTCGGCGTTCATCACCGACGAGGGCCGGATCGGGCCCGTGACGCCGCTGTTTCACGAAGACATGGTCGTCGAGACCGTTCTCGTGCGCGACGTATGGTCGTTCTACCGCGCATATGGCGACGTGTTCCTGCATCTGTGCCAGGCGTTCGTCGCCGTGGTCCTTGTCGCCGGTGCATACCGGCGGCGCATGCTACGGGCGGCCCGGCGTGCCGCGACTCCGCCGTAAGGCCGGCGCACGCCTATCGCGTCGCGCGACCTCGCGTCGGGTCTTGCGACGTTCAAATTGATCGCGCACACCCCTCGTGAAAATCTCCGCCCGTCATGGCAAAGGTCGAACCCGAAATCCGCGCGCGAGTGACCGCCCTCGAGGAGAGAGTCGATCTCCTCGGGCGGCGTCTTTGACGTAGATACCCTCCGCAAGCGCTTCGAAGAGCTCGACGCAAAAAGCCAGGATCCGTCGCTGTGGGAAAACCGCGAGGCGGCCGGCTCGGTGCTGCGCGAGCGCTCGAGCCTCGAATCGAAGATCACGCACTTCTCGAAGCTGAACGAGCTGCGCTCGGACGTCGGCGTCTACCTCGAAATGGCCGACGAGGGCGACGAGTCGGCGGCCGCCGAGCTGATGTCGCATCTTGCCGCGTGCGAGGCGCAGCTCGACGAGATCGAGCTGCAGCAGATGCTCTCCGGAGAGTACGACCGAAGCAACGCCATCGTCGAAATCCGGCCCGGCACCGGCGGCACCGAAAGCCAGGACTGGGCCGAAATGCTGCTGCGCATGTACCTGCGCTGGGCCGAGCGCCGCGGCCTCAAGGCCACGCTGACCGAGCTGCAGCCCGGCGAAGGCGCCGGCATCAAGTCGGCATCGCTCATTCTCGAAGGAGAGTTCGCGTACGGATACATGCGCGCCGAAGCCGGCATTCACCGGCTCGTGCGCATCTCTCCGTTCGACAATGCCGGGCGGCGGCACACGTCGTTCGCCTCGGTGATGGTCTGGCCCGAGATCGACGACACGATCGAGATCGACATCCGCGACGAGGACCTTCGCGTCG
Coding sequences:
- the ybeY gene encoding rRNA maturation RNase YbeY encodes the protein MPIDIVDETGRETVLAETAAAAAEAILAIVGRPDCELSIVLVGDDRMRELNHEWRGKDSPTDVLSFPQLDANAFGPSATMLGDVVISLDTLRRQAADGGWTDPEELTRLLLHGVLHLLGHDHEDDVDARVMLAEEARVVRELAARGIACASEDLA
- the prfB gene encoding peptide chain release factor 2, which produces MSSGGVFDVDTLRKRFEELDAKSQDPSLWENREAAGSVLRERSSLESKITHFSKLNELRSDVGVYLEMADEGDESAAAELMSHLAACEAQLDEIELQQMLSGEYDRSNAIVEIRPGTGGTESQDWAEMLLRMYLRWAERRGLKATLTELQPGEGAGIKSASLILEGEFAYGYMRAEAGIHRLVRISPFDNAGRRHTSFASVMVWPEIDDTIEIDIRDEDLRVDTYRAGGAGGQHINKTDSAVRLTHLPTGIVVACQNERSQHKNKAFAMKMLASRLYELERQKQEAKMAELGTTKVEAGFGSQIRNYVLAPYRMVKDVRTGFEVGNTDAVLDGDIDDFITEYLMQSSQGKLGAVKGAAVPR
- the lnt gene encoding apolipoprotein N-acyltransferase; this translates as MKPAGVRIAAAVLSGLLLAAAFPKLEQAWLAWIGFVPLLLAVRGIGARRAALLGWITGFVWQVATIYWIPSTISNFTAIPPIAAKMILVLLAGFSAYPFVILAAFSEWISQARPARVPEGGLSRLLTLPAVWVVAEWLRVVVIAGFPWNPVGNTQIAYVTMAQAADLGGVYLLSAIIVLANVAIVEALAARRAGAGSMMVPAIAGRLAIAVACPLLLFAYGMWRLDELDAIPYTGSLKVGIAQGNIAQDEKWNQRLRDRILEKYLDLTNQAASAGAQLVVWPEAALPFYIQRDMRSLELTRVARERGIDLLVGAPGIVEHEGGSLTPYNQAWLVRSSGDVEGPYNKIQLVPFGEYIPFYGLFGMVKVAVQSVGQLGAGTEYKIFDTVELSPPAAAGSASNAPPRATSGAAEAGTASATAATASAPGAAKRPARFATLICYEGIFPTLTRSFAAEGADFLVNISNDAWYGDTSAPHQHLAMAAMRTIENRLPMVRSTNTGISAFITDEGRIGPVTPLFHEDMVVETVLVRDVWSFYRAYGDVFLHLCQAFVAVVLVAGAYRRRMLRAARRAATPP